From a single Callithrix jacchus isolate 240 chromosome 5, calJac240_pri, whole genome shotgun sequence genomic region:
- the DDX27 gene encoding putative ATP-dependent RNA helicase DDX27 isoform X1, which yields MLAELGLIGTIGEDDEVPVEPESDSGDEEEEGPIVLGRRQKALGKNRSADFNPDFVFTEKEGTYDGSWALADVMSQLKKKRAATTLDEKIEKIRKKKKTEDKEAKSGKLEKQKEGKEGSEPKEQEDLQGNNKEGSEDEDSETDYSSADENILTKADTLKVKDRKKKKKGQEAGGFFEDASQYDENLSFQDMNLSRPLLKAITAMGFKQPTPIQKACIPVGLLGKDICACAATGTGKTAAFALPVLERLIYKPRRGPVTRVLVLVPTRELGIQVHSVTRQLAQFCNITTCLAVGGLDVKSQEAALRAAPDILIATPGRLIDHLHNCPSFHLSSIEVLILDEADRMLDEYFEEQMKEIIRMCSHHRQTMLFSATMTDEVKDLASVSLKNPVRIFVNSNTDVAPFLRQEFIRIRPNREGDREAIVAALLTRTFTDHVMLFTQTKKQAHRMHILLGLMGLQVGELHGNLSQMQRLEALRRFKDEQIDILVATDVAARGLDIEGVKTVINFTMPNTIKHYVHRVGRTARAGRAGRSVSLVGEDERKMLKEIVKAAKAPVKARILPQDVVLKFRDKIEKMEKDVYAVLQLEAEEKEMQQSEAQINTAKRLLEKGKEAVVQEPERSWFQTKEERKKEKIAKALQEFDLALRGKKKRKKFMKDAKKKGEMTAEERSQFEILKAQMFAERVAKRNRRAKRARAMPEEEPVRGPAKKQKQGKKSVFDEELTNTSKKALKQYRAGPSFEERKQLGLPHQRRGGNFKSKSRYKRRK from the exons ATGCTTGCGGAGCTCGGCTTAATCGGCACCATAGGCGAGGATGACGAGGTGCCAGTGGAGCCCGAGTCTGACTCCGGtgacgaggaggaggag GGGCCCATTGTGCTGGGCAGACGACAGAAAGCCTTGGGAAAGAACCGCAGTGCTGATTTCAACCCTGACTTTGTTTTCACCGAGAAGGAAGGGACGTACGATGGCAGCTGGGCCCTGGCTGATGTCATGAGCCAACTCAAGAAGAAG AGAGCAGCCACTACATTAGATGAGAAGATTGAGAAAAttcgaaagaaaaagaaaacagag GATAAAGAAGCCAAGTCTGGGAAGTTggagaagcagaaagaaggaaaggagggctCTGAACCAAAAGAGCAGGAAGACCTTCAAGGGAACAATAAGGAAGGCTCAGAAGATGAAGACTCAGAGACCGACTACTCGTCGGCTGATGAGAACATCCTCACCAAAGCAG atACACTCAAAGTAAAGGAtcggaaaaagaagaagaaaggacag GAAGCAGGAGGATTTTTTGAAGACGCATCTCAGTATGATGAAAACCTTTCATTTCAGGACATGAACCTTTCCCGCCCTCTTCTGAAG GCCATTACAGCCATGGGCTTCAAGCAGCCCACCCCGATCCAGAAGGCGTGCATACCTGTGGGTCTGTTGGGGAAGGACATCTGTGCCTGTGCAGCCACTGGGACAG GTAAAACTGCTGCTTTTGCCCTTCCTGTCTTGGAGCGTCTGATTTACAAACCCCGCCGGGGTCCAGTCACCCGTGTGCTGGTGCTGGTTCCCACTCGGGAGCTGGGCATCCAGGtgcactctgtcaccagacaaTTGGCCCAGTTCTGCAACATCACCACCTGCCTGGCTGTGG GCGGCTTAGACGTGAAGTCTCAGGAAGCGGCTCTCCGGGCAGCACCTGACATCCTCATCGCCACCCCAGGCCGGCTCATTGATCACCTCCACAACTGCCCTTCCTTCCACCTGAGCAGCATCGAGGTGCTCATCCTGGACGAGGCTGACAG GATGCTGGATGAGTACTTTGAGGAGCAGATGAAGGAGATCATCCGAATGTGTTCCCACCACCGCCAGACCATGCTCTTCTCGGCCACCATGACAGACGAG GTGAAAGATCTGGCTTCTGTCTCCTTGAAGAATCCTGTCCGGATATTTGTGAACAGCAACACGGATGTGGCTCCCTTCCTACGGCAGGAGTTCATCCGGATCCGGCCTAATCGGGAAGGAGACCGGGAAGCCATTGTGGCAG CTCTGTTGACGAGAACCTTCACTGACCATGTGATGCTGTTCACACAGACCAAGAAGCAGGCCCACCGCATGCACATCCTCCTAGGGCTCATGGGGCTGCAGGTCGGTGAGCTCCATGGCAACTTGTCACAGATGCAGCGGCTGGAGGCCCTCCG GCGCTTTAAGGATGAACAGATTGACATCCTTGTGGCTACTGATGTGGCAGCCCGTGGACTTGACATTGAGGGGGTCAAAACG GTAATCAACTTCACAATGCCTAATACCATCAAACATTATGTCCACCGGGTGGGGCGAACAGCTCGTGCCGGCAGGGCTGGGCGCTCAGTCTCTCTGGTGGGAGAAGATGAGCGGAAGATGCTGAAGGAGATTGTAAAAGCTGCCAAGGCCCCTGTGAAGGCTAGGATACTTCCCCAAG atgTTGTCCTCAAATTCCGGGACAAGAttgagaaaatggagaaagatgTGTATGCAGTTCTGCAGCTAGAGGCGGAGGAAAAAGAGATGCAGCAATCAGAAGCTCAG ATCAATACAGCAAAGCGGCTcctggagaaggggaaggaggcagtGGTTCAAGAGCCTGAGAGGAGCTGGTTCCAGaccaaagaagagaggaagaaggagaaaa TTGCCAAAGCTCTGCAGGAATTTGACTTGGCcttaagaggaaagaagaaaaggaagaagtttaTGAAGGATGccaaaaaaaagggggagatGACA gCAGAGGAAAGGTCTCAGTTTGAAATCCTCAAGGCGCAGATGTTTGCTGAACGGGTAGCCAAGAGGAATCGCAGAGCCAAGCGGGCCCGAGCAATGCCCGAGGAGGAGCCAGTGAGAGGCCCTG CCAAGAAGCAAAAGCAGGGGAAGAAATCTGTATTTGATGAAGAACTCACCAACACAAGCAAGAAGGCCCTGAAACAGTATCGAGCTGG CCCTTCCTTTGAAGAAAGGAAACAGTTGGGCTTACCCCACCAGAGACGAGGAGGAAACTTTAAATCTAAATCCAG ATACAAGAGGAGGAAGTAG
- the DDX27 gene encoding putative ATP-dependent RNA helicase DDX27 isoform X2: MLAELGLIGTIGEDDEVPVEPESDSGDEEEEGPIVLGRRQKALGKNRSADFNPDFVFTEKEGTYDGSWALADVMSQLKKKRAATTLDEKIEKIRKKKKTEDKEAKSGKLEKQKEGKEGSEPKEQEDLQGNNKEGSEDEDSETDYSSADENILTKADTLKVKDRKKKKKGQAITAMGFKQPTPIQKACIPVGLLGKDICACAATGTGKTAAFALPVLERLIYKPRRGPVTRVLVLVPTRELGIQVHSVTRQLAQFCNITTCLAVGGLDVKSQEAALRAAPDILIATPGRLIDHLHNCPSFHLSSIEVLILDEADRMLDEYFEEQMKEIIRMCSHHRQTMLFSATMTDEVKDLASVSLKNPVRIFVNSNTDVAPFLRQEFIRIRPNREGDREAIVAALLTRTFTDHVMLFTQTKKQAHRMHILLGLMGLQVGELHGNLSQMQRLEALRRFKDEQIDILVATDVAARGLDIEGVKTVINFTMPNTIKHYVHRVGRTARAGRAGRSVSLVGEDERKMLKEIVKAAKAPVKARILPQDVVLKFRDKIEKMEKDVYAVLQLEAEEKEMQQSEAQINTAKRLLEKGKEAVVQEPERSWFQTKEERKKEKIAKALQEFDLALRGKKKRKKFMKDAKKKGEMTAEERSQFEILKAQMFAERVAKRNRRAKRARAMPEEEPVRGPAKKQKQGKKSVFDEELTNTSKKALKQYRAGPSFEERKQLGLPHQRRGGNFKSKSRYKRRK; encoded by the exons ATGCTTGCGGAGCTCGGCTTAATCGGCACCATAGGCGAGGATGACGAGGTGCCAGTGGAGCCCGAGTCTGACTCCGGtgacgaggaggaggag GGGCCCATTGTGCTGGGCAGACGACAGAAAGCCTTGGGAAAGAACCGCAGTGCTGATTTCAACCCTGACTTTGTTTTCACCGAGAAGGAAGGGACGTACGATGGCAGCTGGGCCCTGGCTGATGTCATGAGCCAACTCAAGAAGAAG AGAGCAGCCACTACATTAGATGAGAAGATTGAGAAAAttcgaaagaaaaagaaaacagag GATAAAGAAGCCAAGTCTGGGAAGTTggagaagcagaaagaaggaaaggagggctCTGAACCAAAAGAGCAGGAAGACCTTCAAGGGAACAATAAGGAAGGCTCAGAAGATGAAGACTCAGAGACCGACTACTCGTCGGCTGATGAGAACATCCTCACCAAAGCAG atACACTCAAAGTAAAGGAtcggaaaaagaagaagaaaggacag GCCATTACAGCCATGGGCTTCAAGCAGCCCACCCCGATCCAGAAGGCGTGCATACCTGTGGGTCTGTTGGGGAAGGACATCTGTGCCTGTGCAGCCACTGGGACAG GTAAAACTGCTGCTTTTGCCCTTCCTGTCTTGGAGCGTCTGATTTACAAACCCCGCCGGGGTCCAGTCACCCGTGTGCTGGTGCTGGTTCCCACTCGGGAGCTGGGCATCCAGGtgcactctgtcaccagacaaTTGGCCCAGTTCTGCAACATCACCACCTGCCTGGCTGTGG GCGGCTTAGACGTGAAGTCTCAGGAAGCGGCTCTCCGGGCAGCACCTGACATCCTCATCGCCACCCCAGGCCGGCTCATTGATCACCTCCACAACTGCCCTTCCTTCCACCTGAGCAGCATCGAGGTGCTCATCCTGGACGAGGCTGACAG GATGCTGGATGAGTACTTTGAGGAGCAGATGAAGGAGATCATCCGAATGTGTTCCCACCACCGCCAGACCATGCTCTTCTCGGCCACCATGACAGACGAG GTGAAAGATCTGGCTTCTGTCTCCTTGAAGAATCCTGTCCGGATATTTGTGAACAGCAACACGGATGTGGCTCCCTTCCTACGGCAGGAGTTCATCCGGATCCGGCCTAATCGGGAAGGAGACCGGGAAGCCATTGTGGCAG CTCTGTTGACGAGAACCTTCACTGACCATGTGATGCTGTTCACACAGACCAAGAAGCAGGCCCACCGCATGCACATCCTCCTAGGGCTCATGGGGCTGCAGGTCGGTGAGCTCCATGGCAACTTGTCACAGATGCAGCGGCTGGAGGCCCTCCG GCGCTTTAAGGATGAACAGATTGACATCCTTGTGGCTACTGATGTGGCAGCCCGTGGACTTGACATTGAGGGGGTCAAAACG GTAATCAACTTCACAATGCCTAATACCATCAAACATTATGTCCACCGGGTGGGGCGAACAGCTCGTGCCGGCAGGGCTGGGCGCTCAGTCTCTCTGGTGGGAGAAGATGAGCGGAAGATGCTGAAGGAGATTGTAAAAGCTGCCAAGGCCCCTGTGAAGGCTAGGATACTTCCCCAAG atgTTGTCCTCAAATTCCGGGACAAGAttgagaaaatggagaaagatgTGTATGCAGTTCTGCAGCTAGAGGCGGAGGAAAAAGAGATGCAGCAATCAGAAGCTCAG ATCAATACAGCAAAGCGGCTcctggagaaggggaaggaggcagtGGTTCAAGAGCCTGAGAGGAGCTGGTTCCAGaccaaagaagagaggaagaaggagaaaa TTGCCAAAGCTCTGCAGGAATTTGACTTGGCcttaagaggaaagaagaaaaggaagaagtttaTGAAGGATGccaaaaaaaagggggagatGACA gCAGAGGAAAGGTCTCAGTTTGAAATCCTCAAGGCGCAGATGTTTGCTGAACGGGTAGCCAAGAGGAATCGCAGAGCCAAGCGGGCCCGAGCAATGCCCGAGGAGGAGCCAGTGAGAGGCCCTG CCAAGAAGCAAAAGCAGGGGAAGAAATCTGTATTTGATGAAGAACTCACCAACACAAGCAAGAAGGCCCTGAAACAGTATCGAGCTGG CCCTTCCTTTGAAGAAAGGAAACAGTTGGGCTTACCCCACCAGAGACGAGGAGGAAACTTTAAATCTAAATCCAG ATACAAGAGGAGGAAGTAG